The following are encoded in a window of Salinigranum halophilum genomic DNA:
- a CDS encoding cupin domain-containing protein produces MSTHYIQPDDVDTQQFDWGTLKWMATPEVCGSERFSAGVVQLEPGKGHELHTHPDSDEILYVVGGTGEQTVDGDTRDVGAGEMVYIPAGVEHGTVNTGWETLTLLAVYAPPGPEDVLADLPDCTIVPAGEIPTRD; encoded by the coding sequence ATGTCAACGCATTACATCCAACCGGACGACGTCGACACACAGCAGTTCGACTGGGGGACGCTGAAGTGGATGGCGACACCCGAGGTGTGTGGGTCGGAGCGGTTCAGCGCCGGCGTCGTGCAACTCGAACCCGGGAAGGGACACGAACTCCACACCCACCCCGACAGCGACGAGATTCTCTACGTCGTGGGCGGGACGGGCGAACAGACCGTCGACGGCGACACCCGTGACGTCGGCGCGGGCGAGATGGTGTACATCCCCGCCGGCGTCGAACACGGCACCGTGAACACGGGATGGGAGACGCTCACGCTGCTCGCGGTGTACGCACCACCCGGCCCCGAAGACGTCCTGGCGGACCTGCCCGACTGCACCATCGTTCCGGCAGGCGAGATTCCGACGCGCGACTGA
- a CDS encoding phosphoenolpyruvate hydrolase family protein, protein MKYTREESLDRLRETVDAGDPVIGAGAGTGISAKFAERGGVDLLIIYNSGRYRMNGRGSLAGLLPYGDANEIVVEMGHEVLPVVEDTPVLAGVNGTDPFRDMDVFVDDLQRRGFSGVQNFPTVGLIDEDSGFRQNLEETGMGYDKEVEMIRTASEKGMLTCPYVFSEQQAREMTEAGADVVVSHMGLTTSGDIGAETALDLDDAAERVQAHHDAAKAVDDEVMVICHGGPIAWPDDAAYVLDNTEGVVGFFGASSIERLPTEEAIENQAREFKEIDL, encoded by the coding sequence ATGAAATACACACGCGAGGAGTCGCTCGACCGGCTACGAGAAACCGTCGACGCGGGCGACCCCGTCATCGGTGCCGGTGCAGGGACCGGCATCTCGGCGAAGTTCGCCGAGCGGGGCGGTGTCGACCTGCTCATCATCTACAACTCCGGGCGCTACCGGATGAACGGTCGCGGGTCGCTCGCCGGGTTGCTCCCCTACGGCGACGCGAACGAAATCGTCGTGGAGATGGGTCACGAGGTCCTTCCGGTGGTGGAGGACACGCCCGTCCTCGCGGGCGTCAACGGGACCGACCCCTTCCGCGACATGGACGTGTTCGTCGACGACCTCCAGCGCCGTGGGTTCTCCGGCGTGCAGAACTTCCCCACGGTGGGGCTCATCGACGAGGACAGCGGCTTCCGACAGAACCTCGAAGAGACCGGGATGGGGTACGACAAGGAGGTGGAGATGATTCGCACCGCCTCGGAGAAGGGGATGCTCACGTGTCCGTACGTCTTCAGCGAACAGCAAGCCCGCGAGATGACCGAGGCCGGCGCGGACGTCGTCGTCTCCCACATGGGCCTCACGACCTCCGGTGACATCGGCGCGGAGACGGCGCTCGACCTCGACGACGCCGCCGAGCGCGTCCAGGCGCATCACGACGCCGCCAAAGCGGTGGACGACGAGGTCATGGTCATCTGCCACGGCGGCCCCATCGCGTGGCCCGACGACGCGGCGTACGTCCTCGACAACACCGAGGGCGTCGTCGGCTTCTTCGGCGCGTCCAGCATCGAACGGCTCCCGACCGAGGAGGCCATCGAGAACCAGGCCCGCGAGTTCAAGGAGATCGACCTCTGA
- a CDS encoding Tm-1-like ATP-binding domain-containing protein: MAVVIVGTLDTKAEEIGFARDVLAAQGAGVHVVDTGVMGDPGFEPDTPASDVAAAGGESLETLRESADRGAAMEVMGEGAAAVCQRLHDNGVLDGVLGLGGSGNTSVATTAMRALPYGVPKLMVSTMASGDVRPYVEARDVMMLYSVADIEGLNQLSRTVISNAALAMVGMVSNEPDVEVDERPTVGLTMFGVTTPCVKHARAWLEERGYETIVFHATGTGGMAMENLVREGVIDGVLDVTTTEWADELVGGVLSAGPTRLDAAAETGTPQVVSTGALDMVNFGPREEVPEEFEGRNLHVHNPQVTLMRTTPDECAELGRIIGEKLNAATGPTTLALPLRGVSMLAVEGEDFYDPEADAALFDALRETVDDDVDLLELDTDINDEAFAEAIAERLHAHLREAGRAPE, from the coding sequence ATGGCCGTCGTCATCGTCGGAACGCTCGACACGAAGGCCGAAGAGATCGGGTTCGCCCGCGACGTCCTCGCGGCACAGGGCGCCGGCGTCCACGTCGTCGACACGGGCGTGATGGGCGACCCCGGCTTCGAGCCGGACACGCCCGCGAGCGACGTCGCCGCGGCCGGCGGGGAGTCACTGGAGACACTCCGCGAGTCCGCCGACCGCGGAGCGGCGATGGAGGTCATGGGGGAGGGTGCCGCCGCGGTCTGCCAGCGTCTGCACGACAACGGCGTCCTCGACGGGGTGCTCGGCCTAGGCGGGTCGGGCAACACCTCGGTCGCCACCACGGCGATGCGGGCGCTCCCGTACGGCGTCCCCAAACTGATGGTGTCGACGATGGCCTCCGGCGACGTCCGGCCGTACGTCGAGGCGCGCGACGTGATGATGCTGTACTCGGTCGCCGACATCGAGGGGCTGAATCAACTCTCCAGAACGGTCATCTCGAACGCGGCGCTCGCGATGGTCGGCATGGTGTCGAACGAACCGGACGTCGAGGTCGACGAGCGGCCGACGGTCGGCCTCACGATGTTCGGCGTCACGACCCCCTGTGTCAAACACGCCCGGGCCTGGCTCGAAGAGCGGGGCTACGAGACCATCGTCTTCCACGCCACCGGCACCGGGGGGATGGCGATGGAGAACCTGGTGCGAGAGGGCGTCATCGACGGCGTCCTCGACGTCACGACGACCGAGTGGGCCGACGAACTCGTCGGTGGTGTCCTCTCGGCGGGGCCGACTCGACTCGACGCGGCCGCGGAGACGGGGACGCCGCAGGTCGTCTCTACCGGCGCGCTCGACATGGTGAACTTCGGCCCGCGCGAGGAGGTGCCCGAGGAGTTCGAAGGGCGGAACCTCCACGTCCACAACCCACAGGTGACGCTGATGCGGACCACGCCCGACGAGTGTGCCGAACTCGGCCGCATCATCGGCGAGAAACTCAACGCCGCGACCGGCCCGACGACGCTCGCGCTTCCCCTGAGAGGCGTCTCGATGCTCGCCGTCGAGGGCGAAGACTTCTACGACCCCGAGGCCGACGCGGCGCTGTTCGACGCCCTCCGCGAGACCGTCGACGACGACGTCGACCTCCTCGAACTCGACACCGACATCAACGACGAGGCGTTCGCCGAGGCCATCGCCGAACGTCTCCACGCGCACCTGCGTGAGGCCGGCCGCGCGCCGGAGTGA
- a CDS encoding lipopolysaccharide biosynthesis protein: MSRITTLVQRLIPSGGTGQRAAKSAVWLFGQNMVDRMLPLVLLVILARLVGPLELGLVGIALVSMSALRSLTEVGLNEALIQRVEDNVDRYLNTVLAMEVARGVLIFGVLFLAAPFIGRLFDAPAATPLIQVMAVSAVLRGLKNPAVVYFQKNLEYHKLFVYNTGGTLAFFFTGLALALWDPSAWAWVGAFLAADVVRLVSSYVIHDYRPGIGFDREAAGDLIHFGKWITGSSILYFLYNEGDDVFVGWLLSPVALAYYQYAYRMSNAPATELSQVVAGVMFPAFSKFQTDVKRLRESYFTTIRLVSFVAVPMGIGFAVVTPAFVESAFGAEWLPMVVAMQVLALYGVYRAIGKTMGALWKAVGRPDYITKTSLLKVLVIAAFIYPVTVRWGITGTAVLVLGVNLLVSMPINLYITAKVLETTSLRILSETTYPLVASGVMAAATWYVGQALVLPAWVELCVMIVTGGVVYAAAVLALDLGTNWGMRANLRQLVASVVS; encoded by the coding sequence ATGTCTCGAATCACCACACTCGTCCAGCGGCTCATCCCGAGCGGCGGAACGGGCCAGCGTGCCGCCAAGAGTGCCGTCTGGCTCTTCGGACAGAACATGGTCGACCGGATGCTCCCGCTGGTCCTCCTGGTCATCCTCGCACGCCTCGTCGGTCCGCTCGAACTCGGCCTCGTCGGCATCGCGCTCGTCTCGATGAGCGCGCTCCGCAGCCTCACGGAGGTCGGACTGAACGAGGCGCTCATCCAGCGCGTCGAGGACAACGTCGACCGCTACCTCAACACCGTCCTCGCGATGGAGGTGGCCCGCGGCGTCCTCATCTTCGGGGTGTTGTTCCTCGCCGCCCCGTTCATCGGCCGCCTGTTCGACGCCCCCGCGGCGACGCCGCTCATCCAGGTGATGGCTGTCTCGGCGGTCCTGCGCGGCCTCAAGAACCCCGCCGTGGTGTACTTCCAGAAGAACCTCGAGTACCACAAGCTGTTCGTCTACAACACCGGCGGGACGCTCGCGTTCTTCTTCACCGGGCTGGCCCTCGCGCTGTGGGACCCCTCCGCGTGGGCGTGGGTCGGGGCGTTCCTCGCGGCCGACGTCGTCCGTCTCGTCTCGTCGTACGTCATCCACGACTACCGCCCCGGCATCGGCTTCGACCGCGAGGCGGCGGGCGACCTCATCCACTTCGGCAAGTGGATCACGGGGTCGTCCATCCTCTACTTCCTCTACAACGAGGGTGACGACGTCTTCGTGGGCTGGCTGCTCTCGCCCGTGGCGCTCGCGTACTACCAGTACGCGTACCGGATGTCGAACGCGCCCGCAACCGAGCTGAGTCAGGTCGTCGCCGGCGTGATGTTCCCGGCGTTCTCGAAGTTCCAGACGGACGTGAAGCGGCTCCGCGAGAGCTACTTCACCACGATTCGGCTGGTGTCGTTCGTCGCCGTCCCGATGGGAATCGGGTTCGCCGTCGTCACCCCCGCGTTCGTCGAAAGCGCCTTCGGTGCCGAGTGGCTCCCGATGGTCGTCGCGATGCAGGTGCTGGCGCTCTACGGTGTGTACCGCGCCATCGGCAAGACGATGGGCGCGCTCTGGAAGGCCGTCGGTCGCCCCGACTACATCACGAAGACCTCGCTGCTCAAGGTGCTCGTCATCGCGGCGTTCATCTACCCCGTGACCGTCCGCTGGGGCATCACGGGAACCGCCGTGTTGGTGCTCGGGGTGAACCTCCTGGTCAGCATGCCCATCAACCTCTACATCACCGCGAAGGTGCTCGAGACCACGAGCCTCCGCATCCTCTCGGAGACCACGTACCCGCTCGTCGCGAGCGGCGTGATGGCCGCGGCGACCTGGTACGTCGGCCAGGCGCTCGTCCTGCCCGCGTGGGTCGAACTCTGTGTGATGATCGTCACCGGCGGCGTCGTCTACGCGGCCGCCGTCCTCGCGCTCGACCTCGGCACGAACTGGGGCATGCGCGCGAACCTGCGCCAGCTCGTCGCCAGCGTCGTCAGCTGA
- a CDS encoding FG-GAP repeat domain-containing protein — MSQATQTRSALRFRHERIDDSPPCGNLFTCLPTDLTGNGLPDVVVTGSGRTATLSLPGRTIKLDNVPGLKHLYRRREPNVFWYENLGDEWKRHVIAPRGGLYALGGTLGDIDGDGRVDLVVGQALGERGIYWLRQPDDPRETWSLHLVSERFEKYHDLALADVDDDGDLELVGCSQRSETVFYYDIPDDPTVEPWPEENLHIVCEDLHVEGLLVVDIDGDGATEIVAGPNVFHRDGEGWTRAVVAEGWEWTRLAAADLDDDGDLELVIAEGDRPYNGDVLGRVAVFDFDGTAWQPTVLHDQLSNPHSIQVADFDGDGRLDVFVAEMGLQTETPRQFVFRNGDDGFEAILVGTGVPTHEAKAVDLTGDGRPDIVGKSYHPSEHVDVWYNETAF; from the coding sequence ATGTCCCAGGCCACGCAGACACGGTCTGCACTCCGCTTCCGTCACGAACGCATCGACGACAGCCCGCCGTGTGGCAACCTGTTCACCTGTCTCCCCACCGACCTCACGGGCAACGGGCTCCCCGACGTCGTCGTCACCGGGTCGGGTCGGACGGCGACACTGTCGCTTCCCGGCCGGACCATCAAACTCGACAACGTCCCCGGGCTCAAACACCTCTACCGCCGCCGTGAACCGAACGTCTTCTGGTACGAGAACCTCGGGGACGAGTGGAAGCGCCACGTCATCGCTCCTCGCGGTGGCCTCTACGCGCTCGGCGGCACCCTCGGTGACATCGACGGAGACGGCCGCGTCGACCTCGTCGTCGGCCAGGCGCTCGGCGAGCGCGGCATCTACTGGCTACGACAGCCCGACGACCCTCGCGAGACGTGGTCACTCCACCTCGTCTCCGAGCGCTTCGAGAAGTACCACGACCTCGCGCTCGCGGACGTGGACGACGACGGCGACCTCGAACTCGTCGGCTGTTCACAGCGGTCGGAGACGGTGTTCTACTACGATATCCCCGACGACCCTACCGTCGAACCGTGGCCCGAGGAGAACCTCCACATCGTCTGTGAGGACCTCCACGTCGAGGGGCTTCTGGTGGTCGACATCGACGGCGACGGCGCGACCGAAATCGTCGCCGGGCCGAACGTCTTCCACCGCGACGGCGAGGGGTGGACGCGAGCGGTCGTCGCCGAGGGCTGGGAGTGGACCCGCCTCGCGGCCGCCGACCTCGACGACGACGGCGACCTCGAACTCGTCATCGCCGAGGGCGACCGACCGTACAACGGCGACGTCCTCGGCCGCGTCGCGGTGTTCGACTTCGACGGCACCGCCTGGCAGCCGACGGTCCTCCACGACCAGCTGTCGAACCCACACTCGATCCAGGTCGCAGACTTCGACGGCGACGGTCGCCTCGACGTGTTCGTCGCCGAGATGGGGCTCCAGACAGAGACCCCCCGGCAGTTCGTCTTCCGCAACGGCGACGACGGCTTCGAGGCGATTCTCGTCGGGACGGGGGTCCCGACCCACGAGGCGAAGGCGGTCGACCTGACCGGCGACGGCCGCCCCGACATCGTCGGCAAGTCGTACCACCCCTCCGAGCACGTCGACGTCTGGTACAACGAGACGGCGTTCTGA
- a CDS encoding sugar phosphate isomerase/epimerase family protein, whose translation MTTPKLGLATFTLRRLDVSLPEMIRAAGNAGFDGIELVHRIHETFDAEAVDRAFEATGLERVGVHVWLHELEADLDGLVAQYGAVGVETFVIPYHPESNFRTTARLHTLVERLNAVGEALDARGCHLLYHPNHWDMVPLFDGSVLGRVPSLRLTDRLPFDGGPVRHLRRVEDELLRRRNRLFDTAFIALGATEDNTVETLLERTPFGVLVREVSPTVAFEVDLTFFHQQGYDPAAVLDLLGDRVRRVHAKDLVRDGYTPGGWPAFVNAGDGEVDFKRAVAAADRNGVEWVLFENGHAVDPLECIRRGHDYLRRYLPAERPPPSPSEAPVHALD comes from the coding sequence ATGACGACACCGAAACTCGGGCTCGCCACCTTCACCCTCCGGAGACTCGACGTGTCGCTGCCGGAGATGATTCGGGCCGCGGGCAACGCCGGCTTCGACGGCATCGAACTCGTCCACCGCATCCACGAGACGTTCGACGCCGAGGCGGTCGACCGGGCGTTCGAGGCGACCGGGCTCGAACGGGTCGGGGTTCACGTCTGGCTACACGAACTCGAGGCGGACCTCGACGGCCTCGTCGCACAGTACGGGGCTGTCGGCGTCGAGACGTTCGTCATCCCGTACCACCCCGAGTCGAACTTCCGCACCACGGCGCGCCTTCACACCCTCGTCGAACGGCTGAACGCCGTCGGCGAAGCGCTCGATGCACGGGGGTGTCACCTCCTGTACCACCCGAACCACTGGGACATGGTCCCGCTGTTCGACGGGAGCGTCCTCGGTCGCGTCCCCTCGCTCCGGCTCACGGACCGCCTGCCGTTCGACGGGGGGCCCGTCCGACACCTCCGCCGTGTCGAGGACGAACTGCTCCGACGCCGGAACCGACTGTTCGACACGGCGTTCATCGCGCTCGGTGCGACCGAGGACAACACCGTCGAGACGCTCCTCGAGCGGACGCCCTTCGGGGTCCTCGTGCGCGAGGTGTCACCGACGGTGGCGTTCGAGGTCGACCTGACGTTCTTCCACCAGCAGGGGTACGACCCGGCGGCCGTGCTCGACCTGCTCGGGGACCGGGTGAGACGCGTCCACGCGAAGGACCTCGTCCGCGACGGGTACACGCCAGGCGGTTGGCCGGCGTTCGTGAACGCCGGAGACGGCGAGGTGGACTTCAAACGCGCAGTCGCCGCCGCCGACCGCAACGGCGTCGAGTGGGTGCTGTTCGAGAACGGCCACGCCGTGGACCCGCTCGAGTGCATCCGCCGGGGCCACGACTACCTCCGGCGGTATCTGCCCGCCGAACGACCGCCCCCGTCGCCGTCGGAGGCCCCCGTCCACGCCCTCGACTGA
- the secF gene encoding protein translocase subunit SecF, translating to MVEFDVPEVDYTRYTNRQLAAIPLAVLAVALLVIAGWTVVTGSPVNPGLDFTGGTELRISVDAPEGQAQQEIRAAFEAQPESIRSVPSDGTYIVTFQSGAATTSQIEQQAESAGFEIRSIDAVSAAFGSETQNQALLGIVIAFVGMSVLVFLMFRTFVPSIAVVISAFSDIVIPVALMNLLGIELSLGTVAALLMIIGYSVDSDILLNNHILRRSGDFYESTYRAMRTGVTMTLTSIAAMIVMTIVATLFGISLLAAIGIVLVFGLTADLMNTYLLNLSLLRWYKFEGVAR from the coding sequence ATGGTCGAGTTCGACGTACCGGAGGTGGACTACACCCGGTACACGAATCGTCAGCTCGCGGCGATACCGCTCGCGGTACTCGCTGTTGCCCTCCTCGTCATCGCGGGGTGGACCGTCGTGACTGGATCGCCGGTCAACCCCGGCCTGGACTTCACCGGCGGGACGGAGCTTCGCATCTCCGTCGACGCCCCCGAGGGACAGGCCCAACAGGAAATCCGCGCGGCGTTCGAGGCGCAGCCGGAGTCGATCCGGTCTGTCCCGTCGGACGGGACGTACATCGTCACGTTCCAGTCGGGCGCAGCGACGACGTCACAGATCGAACAACAGGCCGAGTCGGCGGGATTCGAGATACGTTCGATCGACGCCGTCTCCGCCGCGTTCGGCTCTGAGACGCAGAACCAGGCGCTCCTCGGCATCGTCATCGCGTTCGTCGGGATGAGCGTCCTCGTCTTCTTGATGTTCCGGACGTTCGTCCCCTCGATCGCCGTCGTCATCTCGGCGTTCTCGGACATCGTCATCCCGGTCGCGCTGATGAACCTCCTCGGCATCGAGCTCTCGCTCGGGACCGTGGCGGCGCTGTTGATGATTATCGGGTACTCCGTCGACTCGGACATCCTGCTCAACAACCACATCCTGCGACGGTCGGGCGACTTCTACGAGTCGACCTACCGCGCGATGCGGACCGGTGTGACGATGACGCTCACGTCCATCGCCGCGATGATCGTGATGACGATCGTCGCCACGCTGTTCGGCATCTCGCTGCTCGCCGCCATCGGCATCGTCCTCGTGTTCGGCCTCACCGCAGACCTCATGAACACCTACCTGCTGAACCTCTCGCTCCTCAGATGGTACAAGTTCGAGGGGGTGGCGCGCTGA
- a CDS encoding preprotein translocase subunit SecD, which translates to MSSIRENWRIVLLVIVLLASTFALFSPTVGGTGDGNAATEGPTNLKYGLELSGGTRIRAPLVGVTAEGVDINDSDTRQVARDVAGEMQAASPSDVIVRRTAQSTATVEVTAENVTTEELASTLDTLGLSYETARDGVTEPTRAEVVRVLQNKINEAGLSGGTVQQVTTATGGHFILVEVPNEDRSDVVDLVESRGAVRVDIYYRQNGSYTTREGVLTGDDFQNIGTAQESERGPFVPVTVRPEAATQFQQAVVETGVARPGGSTCTFEESPNTTQPCLLVVVDDRVVNSFGMSPGLAQSMQAGGWADDPGFQLTTRNFSEAQRVSINLRAGELPAKLDLEGEDGGTSSFISPSQGDNFKVNSVITGIIAVLAVAAVVFVRYGEAKVALPMIVTAFSEVLILLGFAAGIGYALNLPAIAGFIAVIGTGVDDLIIIADEVMAEGDVTSRRIFQSRFRKAFWVIGAAAATTVIAMSPLAVLSLGDLQGFAIFTILGVLVGVLLTRPAYGDILRVLLTEDR; encoded by the coding sequence ATGTCCTCGATTCGCGAGAACTGGCGCATCGTCCTCCTCGTGATCGTCCTGCTGGCGTCGACGTTCGCGCTCTTCTCGCCCACGGTGGGCGGGACGGGCGACGGAAACGCAGCGACGGAGGGGCCGACGAACCTCAAGTACGGCCTCGAACTCTCCGGCGGGACCCGCATCCGCGCGCCGCTCGTCGGCGTCACCGCCGAGGGCGTCGACATCAACGACAGCGACACCCGGCAGGTCGCGCGGGACGTGGCCGGCGAGATGCAGGCCGCCTCCCCGAGCGACGTCATCGTCCGCCGCACCGCACAGTCGACGGCCACGGTCGAGGTGACGGCCGAGAACGTCACCACCGAGGAGTTGGCGTCGACGCTCGACACCCTCGGGCTGTCGTACGAGACTGCACGTGACGGCGTGACCGAGCCGACGCGCGCGGAGGTCGTTCGCGTCCTCCAGAACAAGATCAACGAGGCCGGCCTCTCCGGCGGGACCGTCCAGCAGGTCACGACCGCCACCGGCGGGCACTTCATCCTCGTCGAGGTGCCGAACGAGGACCGCTCCGACGTCGTCGACCTCGTCGAGTCGCGTGGGGCAGTCCGCGTCGACATCTACTACCGACAGAACGGGTCGTACACCACCCGCGAGGGCGTCCTCACGGGCGACGACTTCCAGAACATCGGCACCGCCCAGGAGTCCGAGCGCGGACCGTTCGTCCCGGTGACGGTGCGCCCGGAGGCCGCGACGCAGTTCCAGCAGGCCGTCGTCGAGACGGGCGTCGCCCGGCCCGGCGGGTCGACGTGTACGTTCGAGGAGAGCCCCAACACGACGCAGCCGTGTCTCCTCGTCGTCGTCGACGACCGGGTCGTCAACTCGTTCGGCATGTCGCCGGGGCTCGCCCAGAGCATGCAGGCCGGTGGCTGGGCCGACGACCCCGGGTTCCAGCTCACCACGCGGAACTTCTCGGAGGCACAGCGCGTCTCCATCAACCTCCGCGCCGGCGAACTGCCCGCCAAACTCGACCTCGAAGGTGAGGACGGCGGCACCTCCTCGTTCATCTCGCCGAGCCAGGGTGACAACTTCAAGGTGAACTCCGTCATCACCGGCATCATCGCGGTGCTCGCCGTCGCCGCCGTCGTCTTCGTCCGCTACGGCGAGGCGAAGGTCGCACTCCCGATGATCGTCACCGCGTTCTCCGAGGTGCTCATCCTCCTCGGGTTCGCCGCGGGAATCGGCTACGCGCTCAACCTCCCCGCCATCGCCGGCTTCATCGCCGTCATCGGCACGGGAGTAGACGACCTCATCATCATCGCCGACGAGGTGATGGCCGAGGGGGACGTCACGTCGCGGCGCATCTTCCAGTCCCGCTTCCGGAAGGCGTTCTGGGTCATCGGTGCCGCCGCGGCGACGACGGTCATCGCGATGTCGCCGCTCGCGGTCCTCTCGCTCGGTGACCTCCAGGGCTTCGCCATCTTCACCATCCTCGGTGTGCTCGTCGGCGTGCTCCTCACGCGCCCCGCCTACGGTGACATCCTGCGGGTGCTCCTGACCGAGGACCGCTGA
- a CDS encoding DUF7511 domain-containing protein gives MSELPLRRDADESPTDVSTPAEHAPRGASLFDDGTEYAAIVVPAEDRPDECTIFPVDVGEAELVTTWASAAEGSFVALDEMR, from the coding sequence ATGTCAGAACTCCCACTCCGCCGTGATGCCGACGAGTCGCCGACCGACGTGTCCACCCCCGCCGAGCACGCGCCCCGCGGGGCGTCGCTCTTCGACGACGGGACCGAGTACGCGGCCATCGTCGTCCCCGCCGAAGACCGTCCGGACGAGTGTACCATCTTCCCGGTCGACGTGGGCGAGGCGGAACTCGTCACGACGTGGGCCTCCGCCGCGGAGGGTTCGTTCGTCGCGCTCGACGAGATGCGGTGA
- the rnhB gene encoding ribonuclease HII → MAVHVGSDEAGKGPVLGPMVAAAVRVDPDDLSTAVDDSKRLTAETRAALAAEIRAVADTVGFGIVSTDRIDAPESDMNTLTVDAHAEALAGVAHDGDSVYADAGDVSESRFARRVAAGVDERGVAVDVRAEHGADARYPVVAAASIVAKVERDRRVDALRDEYGDVGSGYPSDPTTRTFLREYVRDHGVLPGCARASWQTCDDVLSAAEQSALDDF, encoded by the coding sequence ATGGCTGTCCACGTCGGGAGCGACGAGGCCGGGAAGGGGCCGGTGCTGGGGCCGATGGTCGCCGCGGCGGTCCGGGTGGACCCCGACGACCTCTCCACCGCCGTCGACGACTCGAAACGCCTCACAGCGGAGACGAGAGCGGCCCTCGCGGCCGAGATTCGTGCCGTCGCCGACACCGTCGGCTTCGGCATCGTCTCCACCGACCGTATCGACGCGCCGGAGAGCGACATGAACACGTTGACCGTCGACGCCCACGCCGAGGCGCTCGCCGGGGTCGCCCACGACGGCGACTCGGTGTACGCCGACGCGGGCGACGTCTCCGAATCGCGGTTCGCCCGGCGCGTCGCCGCCGGCGTCGACGAGCGTGGCGTCGCCGTCGACGTGCGGGCCGAACACGGCGCGGACGCCCGCTACCCCGTCGTCGCGGCGGCGAGCATCGTCGCGAAAGTCGAACGCGACCGCCGCGTCGACGCCCTGCGAGACGAGTACGGCGACGTCGGGAGCGGCTACCCGAGCGACCCGACGACCCGCACCTTCCTGCGCGAGTACGTCCGTGACCACGGCGTGCTCCCGGGGTGTGCGCGGGCGTCGTGGCAGACGTGCGACGACGTACTCAGCGCGGCCGAACAGTCCGCGCTCGACGACTTCTGA